Proteins from a single region of Croceicoccus marinus:
- a CDS encoding YbaY family lipoprotein encodes MKRATYFLPALLACASLGACMTYGEDSDAVTRASETITLTGQLTYRERIALLPGSTATVRLEDVSRADARSIVIASDTIALGDRQVPIPFELVVDDGQLSERARYSLRATIHDPDGAPAWTTDTAIPVEKGSGDRDFGMITLVSARGSPG; translated from the coding sequence ATGAAACGCGCGACATATTTCCTCCCCGCCTTGCTGGCATGTGCGTCATTGGGGGCCTGCATGACCTATGGCGAGGACAGCGATGCCGTGACGCGAGCAAGCGAGACCATCACGCTGACCGGCCAGCTGACCTATCGCGAACGGATCGCCCTGCTCCCCGGCAGCACCGCGACCGTCAGGCTGGAGGACGTGTCACGCGCCGACGCGCGATCGATCGTGATAGCCAGCGATACGATCGCATTGGGCGACCGGCAGGTGCCGATCCCGTTCGAACTGGTGGTGGACGATGGGCAGCTATCCGAACGAGCCCGCTATTCGCTGCGCGCGACGATCCACGACCCCGACGGCGCGCCGGCGTGGACGACCGACACTGCCATCCCGGTCGAGAAGGGATCTGGCGACCGCGATTTCGGGATGATCACGCTGGTATCCGCGCGCGGTTCGCCGGGGTAG
- a CDS encoding NAD-dependent succinate-semialdehyde dehydrogenase, whose amino-acid sequence MPFTDFLKQQCYIDGAWCDADDGATADVTDPGTGKALGTVPKMGKDETRRAIEAAHRALPGWRAKTAGERSKLLRRLFELMMQHQDDLGELLSREQGKPLAEGRGEIAYGAGFIEWFAEEAKRAYGDVIPPHAADRRIVVVKQPVGVVGAITPWNFPNAMITRKLGPALAAGCTIVIKPASATPFSALAIAALCEEAGIPAGVVNVVTGSASAIGGELTANPVVRKITFTGSTEVGRQLLAASADTVKKTSMELGGNAPFLVFDDADIDAAVDGAMISKFRNGGQTCVCTNRFYVQAGVYDEFASKLAERVKALKLGYGLEDGTDIGPLIDDAAVEKVEEHLKDAMDGGAKVLAGGSRSDLGGTYFEPTVLGEVSHDMLLAREETFGPVAGLIRFEEEDEALRMANDTEFGLASYFYARDMARIWRVAEALEAGMVGINTGLISTEVAPFGGIKQSGLGREGSHYGLDDYVEIKYMCMGI is encoded by the coding sequence ATGCCCTTTACCGACTTCCTGAAGCAGCAATGTTACATCGACGGCGCATGGTGCGATGCCGATGACGGCGCGACTGCCGATGTGACCGATCCGGGCACGGGCAAGGCGCTGGGCACCGTGCCGAAGATGGGCAAGGACGAAACGCGCCGCGCGATCGAGGCGGCGCATAGGGCCCTGCCCGGCTGGCGCGCGAAGACCGCGGGCGAGCGGTCGAAGCTGCTGCGCCGCCTGTTCGAGCTGATGATGCAGCACCAGGACGACCTGGGCGAATTGCTCTCGCGTGAGCAGGGCAAGCCGCTGGCCGAGGGGCGGGGCGAGATCGCCTATGGCGCGGGCTTCATCGAATGGTTCGCCGAGGAAGCGAAGCGCGCCTATGGCGATGTCATACCTCCGCATGCCGCCGACCGCCGGATCGTGGTGGTGAAGCAGCCCGTGGGCGTCGTCGGCGCGATCACCCCTTGGAACTTCCCCAACGCCATGATCACGCGCAAGCTGGGTCCCGCGCTGGCGGCAGGCTGCACCATCGTGATCAAGCCCGCATCGGCCACGCCTTTTTCCGCGCTGGCCATTGCCGCACTGTGCGAAGAGGCGGGCATTCCCGCGGGCGTCGTCAACGTGGTGACGGGCAGCGCCAGCGCGATCGGCGGCGAGCTGACCGCCAATCCCGTCGTTCGCAAGATCACCTTTACCGGATCGACCGAGGTCGGGCGGCAATTGCTGGCCGCGTCCGCCGACACCGTGAAGAAGACCAGCATGGAATTGGGCGGAAACGCCCCTTTCCTGGTGTTCGACGATGCGGACATCGATGCCGCCGTCGATGGAGCGATGATCTCGAAATTCCGCAACGGGGGCCAGACCTGCGTGTGCACCAACCGCTTCTATGTGCAGGCGGGCGTCTATGACGAGTTTGCCAGCAAGCTGGCCGAGCGGGTGAAGGCGCTGAAGCTGGGCTATGGACTGGAGGACGGCACCGACATCGGCCCGCTGATCGACGATGCCGCGGTCGAGAAGGTCGAGGAGCATCTGAAGGACGCGATGGATGGCGGCGCGAAGGTACTGGCGGGCGGCAGCCGCAGCGATCTGGGCGGCACCTATTTCGAACCGACCGTGCTGGGCGAGGTGAGCCATGACATGCTGCTGGCGCGCGAGGAAACCTTCGGGCCGGTCGCGGGTCTGATCCGCTTCGAGGAGGAAGACGAGGCGCTGCGCATGGCGAACGATACCGAATTCGGCCTCGCCAGCTATTTCTATGCGCGCGACATGGCGCGTATCTGGCGCGTGGCCGAGGCGCTGGAGGCGGGCATGGTCGGCATCAATACCGGGCTGATCTCTACCGAGGTCGCGCCGTTCGGCGGGATCAAGCAATCAGGGCTGGGGCGCGAGGGGTCGCACTATGGCCTCGATGATTATGTCGAGATCAAATATATGTGCATGGGGATCTGA
- a CDS encoding type II toxin-antitoxin system Phd/YefM family antitoxin: MNIHDRVKPISFLKAHSADVIRELGEGAAPLIVTQNGEAKAVLQDIGSYEQTQEAMALLKLIALGRADMAADRTAPVAGLADRIRERG; this comes from the coding sequence ATGAATATCCATGACCGCGTCAAGCCGATCAGCTTTCTGAAGGCGCATAGCGCCGATGTCATTCGCGAACTGGGCGAAGGGGCGGCGCCGCTGATCGTCACCCAGAACGGCGAGGCTAAGGCGGTGCTGCAGGATATCGGCAGCTATGAACAGACGCAGGAAGCGATGGCGCTGCTCAAGCTGATCGCGCTGGGCCGCGCCGACATGGCGGCGGACCGGACCGCGCCGGTCGCCGGGCTTGCGGACAGGATCCGCGAGCGGGGCTGA
- a CDS encoding type II toxin-antitoxin system RelE/ParE family toxin, translating into MAKPTIDVRLSIGAERDLSGIYRRRLAQRGARGEDGADALLDDLAAAIESLASHPARGPVVPELDALGIHEFRQLSRPPFRIIYLPEDERVTVLVVADGRRDFRTLLGERLLGS; encoded by the coding sequence ATGGCGAAACCGACCATCGACGTGCGCCTGTCCATCGGGGCGGAGCGCGACCTGTCCGGCATCTATCGCCGCCGCCTTGCGCAGCGCGGCGCGAGGGGCGAGGATGGGGCGGACGCGCTGCTGGACGATCTGGCTGCGGCGATCGAAAGCCTTGCCAGCCATCCAGCCCGAGGGCCCGTCGTGCCTGAGCTCGATGCGCTGGGCATTCACGAGTTCCGCCAGCTATCGCGCCCGCCGTTCCGTATCATCTATCTGCCCGAGGACGAGCGAGTGACCGTGCTGGTCGTCGCCGACGGCCGCCGCGATTTCCGCACCCTGCTGGGCGAGCGGCTGCTGGGAAGCTAG
- a CDS encoding VOC family protein, translating into MTIRPFHLAFPVHDLDAARAFWGGVMGCPEGRSSDEWIDFDFFGHQIVAHKVDGSKPADAGGNPVDGHDVPVPHFGVVLRMEDWQALADRLTAADTKFDIEPYVRFRGQPGEQATMFFRDPSGNAIEMKAFENLDQLFAR; encoded by the coding sequence ATGACCATCCGGCCCTTCCACCTTGCATTTCCGGTCCACGACCTGGACGCCGCGCGCGCGTTCTGGGGCGGGGTGATGGGCTGCCCCGAAGGACGCAGCAGCGACGAGTGGATCGATTTCGATTTCTTCGGCCACCAGATCGTCGCGCACAAGGTTGATGGTAGCAAGCCGGCGGACGCGGGCGGCAATCCGGTCGACGGCCATGACGTGCCCGTGCCCCATTTCGGCGTGGTGCTGCGGATGGAGGATTGGCAGGCGCTGGCCGACCGGCTGACTGCCGCGGACACGAAATTCGACATCGAGCCCTATGTCCGTTTCAGGGGGCAACCGGGCGAACAGGCGACGATGTTCTTCCGCGACCCCAGCGGCAATGCGATCGAGATGAAGGCGTTCGAGAACCTGGACCAGCTGTTCGCGCGCTGA
- a CDS encoding BCCT family transporter → MQDPVLEEAAPAQESARIAVNPPVFFISAALILAFALFGALAPRVAEGVFSQVQDFVVRDFGWLYITAVAGFLVFVIYLMLSRHGDVKLGPDESEPEYSYLSWFAMLFSAGMGIGLVFFGVAEPIQHYASPPIGEGQTVEAARQAMTLTFFHWGLHAWAIYIVVGLSLAYFSFRRGLPLTIRSALFPLIGRRIYGPIGHAVDIFAVLGTMFGVATSLGFGVLQVNAGFAYLFGVPVGTGTQLVMIAVITALATMSVFLGLDKGVKRLSELNIILAILLLGFVLFSGSTVFLLQAFVQNVGTYLGSVVPRTFRMYAYEPNPWLADWTLFYWGWWIAWSPFVGMFIARISRGRTIREFVGGVLLVPVLFTFLWMTVFGNTAIALDLTGAAPIADTVANNLPVALFETLNALPLGAITSLIATFLVITFFITSADSGALVIDMITSGAAENPPVWQRIFWAICAGTIAAVLLVAGGLEALQTAAIASALPFAVIMIFICYGLYRALRLESIGTSTDLMLVDSAPATPELSWQQRLTSIMGHFGKGDITAFMAETARPALDLVAQQMREGGFAPEISEGEDCIALTVPHGERGAFTYTIRNRPFLMPSFVWAETSKSHKAEQRHFRAMAHTSQGETPHDVTGFSQDQLITDLLNRYARFRHSRRMA, encoded by the coding sequence ATGCAAGACCCCGTCCTGGAAGAAGCCGCGCCTGCCCAGGAAAGCGCGCGGATCGCGGTCAATCCGCCGGTGTTCTTCATCTCGGCGGCGCTGATCCTGGCCTTCGCGCTGTTCGGCGCGCTGGCGCCGCGCGTCGCGGAAGGCGTGTTCTCGCAGGTGCAGGATTTCGTGGTCCGCGATTTCGGCTGGCTGTACATCACCGCCGTCGCGGGCTTCCTGGTGTTCGTGATCTATTTGATGCTCAGCCGCCACGGCGACGTGAAGCTGGGCCCGGACGAGAGCGAGCCCGAATACAGCTATCTCAGCTGGTTCGCGATGCTGTTCAGCGCGGGCATGGGCATCGGCCTCGTCTTCTTCGGCGTGGCAGAGCCGATCCAGCACTATGCCTCCCCCCCGATCGGAGAGGGGCAAACGGTGGAGGCGGCGCGGCAGGCGATGACGCTGACCTTCTTCCACTGGGGGCTGCATGCCTGGGCGATCTATATCGTCGTCGGGCTGTCGCTCGCCTATTTCTCGTTCCGGCGCGGCCTGCCGCTGACGATCCGGTCGGCGCTGTTCCCGCTGATCGGGCGGCGGATATACGGGCCGATCGGCCATGCGGTCGACATCTTCGCGGTGCTGGGCACGATGTTCGGCGTGGCGACCTCGCTCGGCTTTGGCGTGCTGCAGGTCAATGCGGGCTTCGCCTATCTGTTCGGCGTACCGGTCGGCACGGGCACGCAGCTGGTGATGATCGCGGTCATCACCGCTCTGGCGACGATGTCGGTGTTCCTCGGCCTCGACAAGGGGGTCAAGCGCCTTTCCGAGCTCAACATCATCCTTGCCATCCTGCTGCTGGGCTTCGTGCTGTTTTCGGGATCCACCGTGTTCCTGCTGCAGGCCTTCGTGCAGAACGTGGGCACCTATCTGGGATCGGTCGTGCCGCGCACCTTCCGCATGTACGCATACGAACCCAACCCCTGGCTGGCGGACTGGACACTGTTCTACTGGGGCTGGTGGATCGCGTGGTCGCCCTTCGTCGGCATGTTCATCGCCCGCATCTCGCGCGGGAGGACGATCCGCGAGTTCGTCGGCGGCGTGCTGCTGGTGCCGGTATTGTTCACCTTCCTGTGGATGACGGTGTTCGGCAATACCGCCATCGCGCTGGACCTGACCGGCGCTGCGCCGATCGCCGACACGGTAGCGAACAACCTGCCCGTCGCCCTGTTCGAGACGTTGAATGCGCTCCCCCTGGGCGCGATCACTTCGCTGATCGCGACCTTCCTGGTCATCACCTTCTTCATCACCTCGGCCGATTCGGGCGCACTGGTGATCGACATGATAACCTCGGGCGCGGCAGAGAACCCGCCCGTGTGGCAGCGCATCTTCTGGGCGATATGCGCCGGGACCATCGCGGCGGTGCTGCTGGTGGCGGGCGGGCTTGAGGCGTTGCAGACCGCCGCCATCGCCAGCGCGCTGCCCTTTGCGGTGATCATGATCTTCATCTGCTACGGCCTCTACCGCGCCTTGCGGCTTGAGAGCATCGGAACATCGACCGACCTGATGCTGGTCGACAGTGCGCCCGCCACGCCAGAGCTGAGCTGGCAGCAGCGGCTAACCTCGATCATGGGGCATTTTGGCAAGGGGGACATCACCGCCTTCATGGCGGAGACCGCGCGCCCCGCGCTGGACCTGGTGGCGCAGCAAATGCGCGAGGGCGGCTTCGCGCCCGAAATTTCGGAGGGGGAGGACTGCATCGCGCTCACCGTCCCGCATGGCGAGCGCGGGGCGTTCACCTATACGATCCGCAACCGCCCGTTCCTGATGCCCAGCTTCGTCTGGGCCGAGACGTCGAAGTCGCACAAGGCCGAACAGCGCCATTTCCGCGCGATGGCCCACACCTCGCAGGGCGAGACGCCGCATGACGTGACCGGCTTTTCGCAGGACCAGCTGATCACCGACCTGCTCAACCGCTATGCCCGCTTCCGCCATTCGCGGCGCATGGCATAG
- a CDS encoding BLUF domain-containing protein, with the protein MPLCKLLYTSRSAETSPRRTDQIAQIARQSALRNAKAGITGSLVYVEDSFIQVLEGPQAEVERVFESICCDFRHREIKLIDLVPVPTRQFAEWHMGFLASSEDDPLYKELEQVRYLVSVNARTAAEHIRNLMGR; encoded by the coding sequence ATGCCTTTGTGCAAGCTGCTCTACACCAGCCGGAGCGCCGAAACCTCTCCGCGCCGCACCGACCAGATCGCGCAGATCGCGCGCCAGTCCGCCCTCCGCAACGCCAAGGCGGGCATCACCGGCAGCCTCGTCTATGTCGAGGACAGCTTCATCCAGGTGCTGGAAGGCCCGCAGGCAGAGGTCGAGCGCGTGTTCGAAAGCATCTGCTGTGATTTCCGCCACCGCGAGATCAAGCTGATCGACCTGGTCCCGGTGCCGACCCGGCAATTCGCCGAATGGCACATGGGCTTCCTCGCCTCGTCCGAAGACGACCCGCTCTACAAGGAGCTCGAGCAGGTCCGCTATCTCGTCAGCGTCAATGCCCGCACCGCGGCGGAGCATATCCGCAATCTGATGGGCCGCTAG
- a CDS encoding putative bifunctional diguanylate cyclase/phosphodiesterase gives MRILACLAQEHDWRLVVLAAVICLIGAFVAVMLFKRTIEETGAARYHWCFLAAVAAGSVTWATHFIAMLGYRSLAPVSFDGPLTVVSAVIAVVGIGSGLMLATLPRRWIATLLGGGTIGLAIAAMHYVGMFAYRVDGIVHWDMPHVIGSVVLSVVLSAAMVNRLRASSAPRPDAAWGLFAAAIVTLHFTGMAAFSVTPLSGLPGQQNAEAFAAMASAIAMVAAIIVGAAISSYLVENRARFASQAELAHIAMHDKLTELANRHSFAEALEQECARLGDNDYGFGLLLIDLDRFKPVNDTLGHPMGDIILQKVAARLLLAARRTDLVARIGGDEFAVIARGGTSRIEIARIAARLVEILSRPFVVNGNVVELGGSVGFSMAPHDGTDAETLTQHADVALYTAKRGGRERFCQFEPELMEDLKRRRFLEADLRRACMREDFEVAYQPVIDPRSGRMISAEALLRWTCPERGPISPAEFVPIAEELGLVSRIGAGVLMQACRDAATWPDDIDVAVNISPVQLLDPRLPQTVIQALTESGLPASRLELEITETALLGNDEAALKTLNRLRDLGIRISLDDFGTGYSSLSYLHRFPISRIKIDRSFVRQLPHDPSSASIVRAIAQLGESLDMQITAEGIETAEQLSFITDHGCDHVQGFLISHPIPATELKQWLEARTASADAATYAASHAADLAVDLTAGLAASGPGKSAGAAAA, from the coding sequence ATGCGCATACTGGCCTGCCTGGCCCAGGAACACGACTGGCGGCTGGTGGTGCTGGCCGCCGTGATCTGCCTGATCGGCGCTTTCGTCGCGGTAATGCTGTTCAAGCGCACGATCGAGGAAACCGGCGCGGCGCGCTATCACTGGTGCTTCCTGGCGGCGGTGGCTGCCGGATCGGTGACCTGGGCTACCCATTTCATCGCCATGCTGGGCTATCGCTCGCTGGCGCCGGTGTCGTTCGACGGGCCGCTGACGGTGGTGTCGGCTGTGATCGCGGTCGTGGGCATCGGATCGGGCCTGATGCTGGCCACCCTGCCCCGGCGCTGGATCGCGACCTTGCTGGGCGGCGGCACGATCGGGCTGGCCATCGCGGCGATGCATTATGTCGGCATGTTCGCCTATCGGGTCGACGGGATCGTGCATTGGGACATGCCCCATGTGATCGGATCGGTCGTCCTGTCGGTGGTGCTGTCGGCCGCCATGGTGAACCGGCTGCGCGCGTCTTCGGCACCGCGCCCGGATGCGGCCTGGGGCCTGTTTGCCGCCGCCATCGTGACGCTGCATTTCACCGGCATGGCCGCATTCTCGGTCACGCCTCTTTCGGGACTGCCGGGCCAACAGAATGCCGAGGCGTTCGCCGCCATGGCCTCGGCCATCGCGATGGTCGCCGCGATCATCGTGGGTGCCGCCATATCAAGCTATCTGGTCGAGAACCGCGCCCGCTTCGCCTCGCAGGCGGAGCTGGCGCATATCGCGATGCACGACAAGCTGACCGAGCTGGCCAATCGCCACAGCTTTGCCGAGGCGCTGGAACAGGAATGCGCCCGGCTGGGCGACAACGACTACGGGTTCGGCCTGCTGCTGATCGACCTCGACCGGTTCAAGCCGGTCAACGACACGCTGGGCCACCCGATGGGCGATATCATCCTGCAGAAGGTCGCGGCCCGGCTGCTGCTTGCGGCGCGGCGCACCGACCTGGTCGCACGCATCGGCGGCGACGAATTTGCCGTCATCGCGCGCGGCGGCACCAGCCGGATCGAGATCGCGCGCATTGCCGCCCGCCTGGTCGAGATCCTGTCCCGCCCCTTCGTCGTCAACGGCAATGTGGTGGAACTGGGCGGCAGCGTCGGCTTCAGCATGGCACCGCATGACGGGACCGATGCCGAAACGCTGACCCAGCATGCCGATGTCGCGCTCTATACCGCCAAGCGCGGGGGGCGCGAGCGGTTCTGCCAGTTCGAGCCCGAGCTGATGGAGGATCTGAAACGCCGCCGCTTCCTGGAAGCCGATCTGCGCCGCGCCTGCATGCGCGAGGATTTCGAGGTCGCCTACCAGCCCGTCATCGACCCGCGCAGCGGCCGCATGATATCGGCAGAGGCGCTGCTGCGCTGGACCTGCCCGGAACGCGGCCCAATCTCGCCGGCCGAATTCGTCCCCATCGCCGAGGAGCTTGGCCTGGTCTCGCGCATCGGGGCGGGCGTGCTGATGCAGGCGTGCCGCGATGCCGCGACCTGGCCCGACGACATCGACGTCGCGGTCAATATCTCTCCGGTCCAGCTTCTGGACCCGCGCCTGCCGCAGACGGTGATCCAGGCGCTGACCGAATCGGGCCTGCCTGCCAGCCGGCTCGAGCTCGAGATCACCGAGACCGCGCTGCTCGGCAATGACGAGGCGGCCCTGAAGACGCTGAACCGGCTGCGCGACCTGGGCATCCGCATCTCGCTCGACGATTTCGGCACGGGCTATTCCTCGCTCAGCTATCTGCACCGCTTTCCGATCAGCCGCATCAAGATCGACCGTTCCTTCGTGCGGCAATTGCCCCACGATCCCAGCAGCGCGTCGATCGTGCGCGCCATCGCCCAGCTGGGCGAAAGCCTTGACATGCAGATCACGGCAGAGGGGATCGAAACGGCGGAGCAGCTGTCCTTCATCACCGACCATGGCTGCGACCATGTGCAGGGCTTCCTGATCAGCCACCCGATCCCCGCCACCGAGCTGAAGCAATGGCTGGAAGCGCGCACCGCCTCTGCCGATGCTGCTACTTACGCCGCTTCCCATGCCGCCGACCTCGCTGTCGACCTCACCGCGGGTCTGGCCGCATCAGGCCCCGGCAAGTCTGCCGGCGCGGCCGCCGCCTGA
- a CDS encoding DUF892 family protein, translated as MSTQPALPGDETSSLRELLRLCLWDLYAGCQAVEQRLPAVARHAADASWRAEVQDLPAAARLRAQRMHAAAAGGCDDGPDNLWMDGIMDDAERDTRTIAAGPLLDIAMIGAVHKAIAAERASILTAKAISAQLGESAALQALTLNEGELRGQEVTLDQRLQALTSTI; from the coding sequence ATGTCCACGCAGCCCGCCCTGCCCGGTGACGAGACATCCAGCTTGCGCGAATTGCTGCGGCTTTGCCTGTGGGACCTCTATGCGGGGTGCCAGGCGGTCGAGCAGCGGCTCCCCGCTGTGGCACGCCACGCGGCGGATGCAAGCTGGCGCGCCGAGGTGCAGGATCTGCCCGCAGCTGCGCGCCTGCGTGCCCAGCGGATGCATGCCGCTGCGGCAGGCGGGTGCGACGATGGGCCGGACAATCTGTGGATGGACGGCATCATGGACGATGCAGAGCGCGACACGCGCACGATAGCGGCGGGCCCTCTGCTTGATATCGCAATGATCGGAGCGGTGCACAAGGCGATCGCAGCCGAGCGCGCGTCGATCCTGACCGCCAAGGCCATTTCCGCCCAGCTGGGCGAAAGCGCGGCGCTGCAGGCGCTGACCCTGAACGAGGGGGAGTTGCGCGGCCAGGAAGTCACGCTGGACCAGCGCCTGCAGGCCTTGACTTCGACTATCTAG
- a CDS encoding hemerythrin domain-containing protein: MSFLDKLAAAIAPAASKEDRAEARRKAEALAGREEWIGLIVQQHKQIETLISEAATAPGADARRKAVREFERVLTGHATAEEAVLYPDMAEFSGKTHAGMGYEEHAMTKIQVAKLEKLDPMSDEWREKIDHIRSALEQHMYQEEGSWMPDLAEKLPQIDRTRLTERFVEEYERYCGDGSARQGAMAGAVQR; this comes from the coding sequence ATGTCCTTTCTCGACAAACTGGCGGCGGCCATCGCGCCGGCTGCTTCCAAGGAAGACCGTGCCGAGGCACGCCGCAAGGCGGAAGCCCTGGCCGGGCGCGAGGAGTGGATCGGGCTGATCGTGCAGCAACACAAGCAGATCGAGACGCTGATTTCGGAAGCCGCCACGGCCCCCGGCGCGGATGCCCGGCGCAAGGCGGTCCGCGAATTCGAGCGCGTGCTCACCGGCCACGCCACGGCCGAGGAAGCGGTGCTCTATCCCGACATGGCAGAGTTCAGCGGCAAGACCCATGCCGGAATGGGTTATGAAGAACACGCGATGACCAAGATCCAGGTGGCGAAGCTTGAGAAGCTGGACCCGATGTCGGACGAGTGGCGCGAGAAGATCGACCATATCCGCAGCGCGCTGGAACAGCACATGTACCAGGAGGAAGGTAGCTGGATGCCCGACCTGGCTGAGAAGCTGCCGCAGATCGACAGGACCCGGCTGACCGAACGCTTCGTCGAGGAGTACGAGCGTTATTGTGGAGACGGTTCGGCGCGTCAGGGCGCGATGGCGGGCGCTGTCCAACGCTGA
- a CDS encoding N-acyl-D-amino-acid deacylase family protein → MTRAAGRFTALATATAALLAGCASVPQAAMHDTVIRGGTVYDGSGGAPFVGDVAIDGDRIADVGTVEGRGRTEIDASGMAVSPGLINMLSWANESLIVDGRGMSDLKQGITLEVFGEGWSMGPYTQAMKDEATARQGDIKYPITWTTLGEYLQFLEDKGVSPNIASFVGATTVRMHELGEADVDPTPRQLSRMRALVRTAMEEGALGVGSSLIYAPANYAETPELVALLQEAGQCGGMYISHMRSEGDNIAAAIDELVTIAREADVPAEIYHLKLAGKDNWDRLPEVIAQIEAARAEGLEITTDMYLYTAGGTFLAAVTPPWAQDGGYDALLARLRDPATRARIVAEMRRSDTGWENLLRLAGGGENVLLVGFSNPDMKGLTGKTLAEVAQMRGVSVEDAVIDLLLEDGSGISAAFFLMSEENVRRQTALPYMSFGSDAEAPAAEGIFLQSDTHPRAYGNFARLLGKYVREEQALSLAEAVRKLTALPAENLSIRDRGLLAEGKFADVVIFDPATIGDKATYAEPHQYSTGVRDVFVNGVQVLAKGEHTGAAPGRFVHGPGWTGWPDGGACR, encoded by the coding sequence ATGACGCGAGCAGCCGGACGTTTCACCGCCCTAGCGACCGCCACCGCCGCGCTGCTTGCGGGCTGCGCGTCGGTCCCGCAGGCGGCCATGCACGACACGGTCATTCGCGGCGGCACGGTCTATGACGGATCGGGCGGCGCGCCCTTCGTCGGCGATGTCGCCATCGACGGCGACCGCATCGCCGATGTCGGCACGGTCGAAGGCCGCGGCAGGACCGAGATCGACGCCAGCGGCATGGCGGTCTCCCCCGGCTTAATCAACATGCTGAGCTGGGCGAACGAATCGCTGATCGTCGACGGACGCGGCATGTCCGACCTGAAACAGGGGATCACGCTGGAAGTCTTTGGCGAAGGCTGGTCGATGGGCCCCTATACCCAGGCGATGAAGGACGAGGCGACCGCGCGTCAGGGCGACATCAAGTATCCGATCACCTGGACCACGCTGGGCGAATATCTGCAGTTCCTGGAAGACAAGGGCGTGTCGCCCAACATCGCCAGCTTCGTCGGCGCCACCACGGTGCGCATGCACGAGCTTGGCGAGGCCGATGTCGATCCCACGCCCCGGCAGCTTTCCCGCATGCGCGCGCTGGTCCGCACCGCGATGGAGGAAGGCGCGCTGGGGGTCGGATCCTCGCTGATCTATGCGCCCGCAAACTACGCCGAGACGCCCGAACTGGTCGCGTTGTTGCAGGAAGCCGGGCAATGCGGCGGGATGTATATCAGCCACATGCGATCGGAAGGCGACAATATCGCCGCCGCCATCGACGAGCTGGTCACCATCGCGCGCGAGGCCGACGTTCCGGCCGAGATCTACCACCTCAAGCTGGCGGGCAAGGACAACTGGGACCGCCTGCCCGAAGTGATCGCCCAGATCGAGGCCGCGCGGGCCGAGGGGCTGGAGATCACCACCGACATGTATCTCTATACCGCGGGCGGCACCTTCCTGGCCGCGGTGACGCCGCCCTGGGCGCAGGACGGCGGCTATGACGCGCTGCTTGCGCGGCTGCGCGATCCGGCGACCCGCGCCCGCATCGTGGCCGAGATGCGCCGATCCGATACCGGGTGGGAGAACCTGCTGCGCCTTGCCGGCGGCGGCGAAAACGTCTTGCTGGTCGGCTTTTCGAACCCCGACATGAAAGGCCTGACCGGCAAGACCCTGGCCGAAGTGGCGCAGATGCGCGGCGTCAGCGTCGAGGATGCGGTGATCGACCTGCTGCTGGAAGACGGCAGCGGGATCAGCGCGGCCTTTTTCCTGATGTCCGAGGAAAACGTGCGCCGTCAGACCGCCCTGCCCTACATGAGCTTCGGCTCCGACGCCGAGGCGCCCGCGGCGGAAGGCATCTTCCTGCAGAGCGACACCCACCCGCGTGCCTATGGCAATTTCGCCCGCCTGCTGGGCAAATATGTGCGCGAGGAACAGGCGCTTTCGCTGGCCGAAGCGGTGCGCAAGCTGACTGCGCTGCCCGCCGAAAACCTGTCCATCCGCGACCGTGGATTGCTGGCGGAGGGCAAGTTCGCCGATGTCGTGATCTTCGATCCCGCGACTATCGGCGACAAGGCGACCTATGCCGAGCCGCACCAGTATTCCACTGGCGTGCGCGACGTGTTCGTAAACGGTGTACAGGTGCTTGCGAAAGGCGAGCATACGGGCGCGGCGCCGGGGCGTTTCGTCCACGGACCGGGCTGGACCGGCTGGCCCGACGGCGGCGCCTGCCGCTGA